One Tomitella gaofuii DNA segment encodes these proteins:
- a CDS encoding MazG nucleotide pyrophosphohydrolase domain-containing protein produces the protein MTGPDGTPREGARLLDAVALMDTLCTDGAWESQQTHSSLTGYLVEETYELLDAIASGNRDEMVAELGDVLLQVLFHARIGADFTIDDVAESFIRKVTARSAGVLAGGVDLATQVDDWERAKSRERPDASAMDGIPAAQPALALAAKVLARARDAGVPADAIPAALTTVTVSPDGGAEERLRSEALEFARRIRAAERAMRACGAGTDREGGERRARPSADEWRAALR, from the coding sequence ATGACGGGGCCGGACGGCACGCCGCGGGAAGGAGCCCGGCTGCTTGACGCGGTGGCGCTCATGGACACGCTGTGCACCGACGGCGCGTGGGAATCGCAGCAGACGCACTCCAGCCTCACCGGCTACCTCGTGGAGGAGACCTACGAGCTGCTTGACGCCATCGCCTCCGGGAACCGCGACGAGATGGTGGCCGAGTTGGGCGACGTGCTGCTCCAAGTGCTTTTCCACGCCCGCATCGGCGCGGACTTCACCATCGACGACGTGGCCGAGTCGTTCATCCGCAAGGTAACGGCGCGTTCCGCCGGGGTGCTGGCCGGCGGCGTGGACCTGGCCACCCAGGTCGACGACTGGGAACGCGCCAAGTCCCGGGAACGGCCCGACGCGTCGGCCATGGACGGCATCCCGGCGGCCCAGCCTGCGCTGGCGCTCGCCGCGAAGGTCCTCGCCAGGGCGCGCGACGCCGGAGTGCCCGCCGACGCGATCCCGGCAGCACTGACCACAGTGACCGTGAGCCCCGACGGGGGCGCTGAGGAACGACTGCGCTCCGAGGCCCTGGAGTTCGCGCGACGGATCCGGGCGGCCGAGCGTGCGATGCGGGCGTGTGGCGCGGGGACGGACCGCGAAGGTGGGGAGCGGCGCGCGCGCCCCAGCGCCGACGAGTGGCGTGCCGCGTTGCGCTGA
- a CDS encoding lytic transglycosylase domain-containing protein, translated as MIAAVMPAVVVSGVVGAAVVSCSLVERPTVPDLNPPGAGAPLPPIDVEAPGRSADQLADWASGLSDQLGISQTALEAYGYAQAVMAVARPDCHLGWTTVAGIGSVESKHGTHGGASVSANGQVNPPIRGVALDGSPGVAKIDDTDGGAMDGDPVHDRAMGPMQFIPETWQRWGVDANGDGIADPDNLDDAALTAGRYLCGFGRDLSTAAGWTDALASYNMSEAYAREVQFRANAYSVGVRP; from the coding sequence ATGATCGCCGCGGTGATGCCCGCCGTGGTGGTCAGCGGTGTCGTGGGCGCCGCCGTGGTCTCCTGTTCTCTGGTCGAGCGCCCGACAGTCCCCGACCTCAACCCGCCGGGCGCGGGTGCGCCGTTGCCGCCGATCGACGTGGAGGCGCCCGGACGCAGCGCCGATCAGCTGGCGGATTGGGCGTCGGGTCTGAGCGACCAGCTGGGTATCTCGCAGACGGCCCTCGAGGCGTACGGCTATGCGCAGGCGGTGATGGCGGTGGCGCGGCCCGATTGCCACCTGGGGTGGACGACCGTTGCGGGGATCGGGTCCGTGGAGAGCAAGCACGGGACGCACGGCGGCGCATCGGTGTCCGCAAACGGCCAGGTGAATCCGCCCATCCGGGGCGTGGCGCTGGACGGCAGTCCCGGCGTGGCGAAAATCGACGACACCGACGGCGGGGCCATGGACGGAGACCCGGTGCATGATCGGGCGATGGGGCCGATGCAGTTCATCCCGGAGACGTGGCAACGCTGGGGTGTGGACGCGAACGGCGACGGCATCGCCGACCCTGACAACCTCGACGACGCGGCGCTTACCGCGGGGCGCTATTTGTGCGGCTTCGGGCGCGATCTGTCCACCGCGGCGGGATGGACCGACGCGCTCGCCTCCTACAACATGTCGGAGGCGTACGCGCGTGAAGTGCAGTTCCGGGCCAACGCCTACTCGGTAGGCGTGCGGCCCTGA
- a CDS encoding TauD/TfdA dioxygenase family protein yields the protein MTATDAPAVPTSTIYGDSTTDPLLMYGPIVADRLPGGAEPRPYEHITVAPAGTTIGAEVSGLRLGGDLDAATLAELRRALLEWKVLFFRDQHISRADHRAFAELWGELEQHPFFKYTQPGQTDVDVTTLAKGMASAGVENSWHNDVTWSATPSFGAVLRAVELPASGGDTLWTDTAAAYDTLPAAFRERIDGLVAEHDWMQAFGTSMPSEAVEMLRPHLPAVQHPLVRVIPESGRRVLFACQVFTTRVLGIPQEESDEILSVIYRHVQRPEFQVRLRWRPDTVAMWDNRTCQHYAASDYFPQKRVMDRISIVGDVPVGIGD from the coding sequence ATGACCGCCACCGACGCCCCCGCAGTCCCCACCTCGACCATCTACGGCGACTCCACCACCGACCCGCTGCTCATGTACGGGCCCATCGTGGCCGACCGCCTGCCCGGGGGCGCCGAACCGCGGCCCTACGAACACATCACCGTGGCGCCCGCCGGCACCACCATCGGCGCCGAGGTGTCGGGCCTGCGCCTCGGCGGCGACCTCGACGCGGCCACGCTGGCCGAGCTTCGCCGCGCCCTGCTGGAATGGAAGGTGCTGTTCTTCCGCGACCAGCACATCAGCCGCGCGGACCACCGCGCCTTCGCCGAGCTGTGGGGCGAGCTCGAGCAGCACCCCTTCTTCAAGTACACCCAGCCGGGACAGACGGACGTCGACGTGACCACGCTCGCCAAGGGGATGGCGAGCGCGGGCGTCGAGAACTCCTGGCACAACGATGTGACGTGGAGCGCCACTCCCTCCTTCGGCGCAGTTCTGCGCGCGGTGGAGCTGCCCGCGAGCGGCGGCGACACCCTGTGGACCGACACGGCCGCCGCCTACGACACCCTGCCCGCCGCGTTCCGCGAGCGCATCGACGGGCTCGTCGCCGAACACGACTGGATGCAGGCCTTCGGCACGTCGATGCCGTCCGAGGCCGTGGAGATGCTGCGGCCGCACCTGCCTGCGGTGCAGCATCCGCTGGTGCGGGTGATCCCCGAGTCCGGCCGGCGGGTGCTGTTCGCCTGCCAGGTATTCACCACCCGCGTGCTCGGCATCCCGCAGGAGGAGTCGGACGAGATCCTCTCGGTGATCTACCGGCACGTGCAGCGGCCCGAGTTCCAGGTGCGGCTGCGCTGGCGCCCCGACACGGTGGCCATGTGGGACAACCGCACCTGCCAGCACTATGCGGCGAGCGACTACTTCCCGCAGAAGCGTGTGATGGACCGGATCTCGATCGTCGGCGACGTGCCGGTGGGCATCGGGGACTGA
- a CDS encoding TetR/AcrR family transcriptional regulator produces the protein MTPTSATARRDSPARAAMIDAAERIVAERGLTGLTLRAVQEAAGQSNKSAANYHFGTRDGLVGAVLAERMDPIAVHRQAMLDALDADPPTHPEAMLRALAEAFVVPLARRVLLVPGSAYARFLAQSMVSPELAGLITEHSTLFTVEETRRRMVAVLTAAGTRPGLDEETARWRTAGLLGHVVGALAAAEAAADGAVHSPAFPFPPPSFPVPGAATSPGRVTARLVDTCHGLLTAPAGPDTLDLHSLAPHTPPPIQEEHR, from the coding sequence GTGACACCGACCAGCGCCACCGCCCGACGCGACTCCCCCGCCCGCGCCGCGATGATCGACGCCGCCGAGCGCATCGTCGCCGAGCGCGGGCTCACGGGCCTCACTCTGCGCGCCGTGCAGGAGGCCGCCGGCCAGTCCAACAAGTCGGCCGCCAATTACCACTTCGGGACCCGCGACGGCCTGGTCGGCGCGGTGTTGGCCGAGCGCATGGACCCCATCGCCGTACACCGCCAGGCCATGCTCGACGCGCTCGACGCCGACCCGCCGACGCACCCCGAGGCGATGCTGCGCGCCCTGGCCGAGGCGTTCGTGGTGCCGCTGGCCCGTCGAGTTCTGCTCGTCCCCGGCTCGGCGTACGCGCGCTTTCTCGCGCAATCGATGGTCTCGCCCGAGCTCGCCGGCCTCATCACCGAACACAGCACCCTGTTCACCGTCGAAGAGACGCGCAGGCGCATGGTCGCGGTGCTCACCGCCGCAGGCACCCGACCCGGCCTCGACGAGGAGACCGCGCGCTGGCGCACCGCCGGCCTGCTGGGGCACGTGGTGGGCGCTCTCGCCGCCGCCGAGGCCGCGGCCGACGGCGCCGTGCACTCCCCCGCGTTCCCGTTCCCCCCGCCGTCGTTCCCCGTCCCCGGCGCCGCGACGTCGCCCGGCCGTGTCACGGCGCGGCTCGTCGACACGTGCCACGGCCTGCTCACCGCGCCCGCCGGTCCGGACACGCTCGACCTGCACTCCCTCGCCCCGCACACCCCACCACCGATCCAGGAGGAACACCGATGA